Proteins encoded by one window of Haematobia irritans isolate KBUSLIRL chromosome 2, ASM5000362v1, whole genome shotgun sequence:
- the LOC142225167 gene encoding lipase 3-like produces MKGVFIIAVVLLLVGSWQLAEASTKPISDCAERIKNDGYPVETHTVNTDDGYILTMHRIPYSPLSPPGGKIKPAVFLMHGMLSSSTDWILMGPGKALGYLLADAGYDVWMGNARGNTYSKKHRTWPTYLQAFWNFSWHEIGIYDVPNMIDYILMNTNQSQLHYVGHSQGTTVYLVMMSEKPSYNNKIKSVHLLGPAAYMSNMKSPLTRAFAPILGQPNAMVELVGSMEFMPSNKFKQDLGIEMCQATSPYVEMCANEIFLIGGYDSEQLDRELLEHIKATSPAGASVNQNIHFCQLHNSKKFRKFDYSVIRNPLEYNGALLPPDYNLKNALAPTHMYYGKNDWMCDLKDVGQLIKELPNVKLDYVVPFDKWAHLDFIWGTQAKLYVYDKIMEYMKKYE; encoded by the exons ATGAAAGGTGTATTTATAATAGCAGTGGTTCTGCTTTTGGTAGGATCATGGCAACTTGCTGAGGCTTCAACGAAGCCCATTTCCGATTGT GCTGAACGCATTAAAAACGATGGCTATCCAGTGGAAACACATACCGTCAACACTGATGATGGCTATATCCTAACCATGCACCGCATTCCCTATTCTCCTCTATCACCACCCGGTGGTAAAATCAAACCTGCCGTCTTCCTCATGCATGGCATGTTAAGTTCATCCACCGATTGGATTTTAATGGGCCCTGGTAAAGCTTTGGGTTATCTTCTTGCCGATGCTGGCTATGATGTATGGATGGGCAATGCTCGTGGCAACACTTACTCCAAAAAACATAGAACTTGGCCCACTTACTTGCAAGCATTTTGGAATTTCAGTTGGCATGAAATTGGTATTTATGATGTGCCCAATATGATCGACTACATTCTGATGAATACTAACCAAAGTCAATTGCATTATGTGGGCCATTCCCAGGGTACCACCGTGTATTTGGTTATGATGTCCGAAAAACCTTCgtacaataataaaatcaaatctGTTCATCTTTTGGGTCCTGCCGCCTATATGAGTAACATGAAGAGTCCTTTGACCAGGGCTTTTGCTCCCATATTGGGTCAACCTAATGCCATGGTGGAACTTGTCGGTTCCATGGAGTTCATGCCCAGTAATAAATTCAAACAAGATTTGGGTATTGAAATGTGCCAGGCAACTTCACCCTATGTTGAAATGTGTGCCAATGAAATCTTCCTTATTGGTGGATATGATTCGGAACAATTGGATAGG gaATTATTGGAACATATTAAGGCTACTTCACCCGCTGGTGCTTCAGTCAATCAAAACATCCACTTCTGTCAGTTACACAATTCCAAGAAGTTCCGTAAATTCGATTACAGTGTTATTCGTAATCCCTTAGAGTATAACGGAGCATTGCTACCACCagattacaatttgaaaaatgctTTAGCTCCTACCCACATGTATTATGGTAAAAATGATTGGATGTGTGATTTGAAAGATGTCGGGCAATTAATCAAAGAGTTACCCAATGTGAAATTGGATTACGTTGTTCCCTTCGATAAATGGGCTCATTTGGATTTCATCTGGGGTACTCAAGCTAAACTCTACGTCTACGATAAGATCATGGAATACATGAAAAAATACGAATAG
- the LOC142225168 gene encoding uncharacterized protein LOC142225168 codes for MKFLIFVIFLMLVLSSYHNTVLGIYCPCNLRFWDPVCATNGITYVNRCEFECTERAYAILGRRIFVIRKGPCNIPTISPLLDMLKNEKKNNNDINNNEINVKNN; via the coding sequence atgaaatttttaatattcgtaatatttcTTATGCTAGTTCTAAGTTCATACCATAATACGGTTCTAGGCATCTATTGTCCCTGTAATTTACGCTTTTGGGATCCAGTTTGTGCTACAAATGGTATTACCTATGTCAATCGTTGTGAATTTGAGTGTACCGAACGTGCATATGCAATATTGGGGcgtagaatttttgtcatcagAAAAGGACCATGCAATATACCGACAATTAGCCCCTTATTGGATATgttaaaaaatgagaaaaaaaataataatgatataaataataatgagataaatgttaaaaataattaa
- the LOC142225269 gene encoding lipase 3-like — MKGAFIIAGVLLLAGSLQLAEASTKPISDCAKRIQNDGYPVETHKVTTKDNYILTMHRIPYSPLSPPNGKIKPAVFLMHGMLSSSTDWILMGPGKALGYLLADAGYDVWMGNARGNTYSKKHKYYPTYWQIFWNFSWHEIGIYDVPNMIDYILKNTNQSQLHYVGHSQGTTVYLVMMSEKPSYNNKIKSVHLLGPAAYMGNMKSPMTRAFAPILGQPNAMVELCGSMEFMPSNKFKQDLGIEMCKANSPYVEMCANEIFLIGGYDSEQLDRELLEHIKATSPAGASVNQNIHFCQEYNSKKFRKFDYSVVRNPIEYGGALQPPDYNLKNALAPTHMYYGANDWMCDLKDVEQLIKELPNVQLDYLVPFPKWAHLDFIWGTEAKFYVYDKVMEYMELYED; from the exons ATGAAAGGTGCATTTATAATAGCAGGGGTTCTGCTTTTGGCAGGATCTTTGCAACTTGCTGAGGCTTCAACCAAGCCCATTTCCGATTGT GCTAAACGCATTCAAAACGATGGCTATCCAGTGGAAACACATAAGGTCACCACTAAAGATAACTATATCCTTACCATGCACCGTATTCCCTATTCTCCTCTATCACCGCCCAATGGTAAAATCAAACCTGCCGTCTTCCTCATGCATGGCATGTTAAGTTCGTCCACCGATTGGATTTTAATGGGCCCTGGCAAAGCTTTGGGTTATCTTCTTGCCGATGCTGGCTATGATGTATGGATGGGCAATGCTCGTGGCAACACTTACTCCAAAAAACATAAATACTATCCTACTTACTGGCAAATATTCTGGAATTTCAGTTGGCATGAAATTGGTATTTATGATGTGCCCAATATGATCGACTATATTCTGAAGAATACTAACCAAAGTCAATTGCATTATGTGGGCCATTCCCAGGGTACCACCGTGTATTTGGTTATGATGTCCGAAAAACCTTCgtacaataataaaatcaaatctGTTCATCTTTTGGGTCCTGCCGCCTATATGGGTAATATGAAGAGTCCTATGACCAGGGCTTTTGCTCCCATATTGGGTCAACCTAATGCCATGGTGGAACTTTGCGGCTCCATGGAGTTTATGCCCAGTAATAAATTCAAACAAGATTTGGGTATTGAAATGTGCAAGGCCAATTCACCCTATGTTGAGATGTGTGCCAATGAGATCTTCCTTATTGGTGGATATGATTCGGAACAATTGGATAGG GAATTATTGGAACATATTAAGGCTACTTCACCCGCTGGTGCTTCAGTCAATCAAAACATACACTTCTGTCAGGAATACAATTCGAAGAAGTTCCGTAAATTCGATTACAGCGTTGTTCGCAATCCCATCGAGTATGGTGGAGCATTGCAGCCACCagattacaatttgaaaaatgctTTAGCTCCCACCCACATGTATTATGGTGCCAATGATTGGATGTGTGATTTGAAAGATGTGGAACAATTGATCAAAGAATTACCTAATGTGCAATTGGATTATTTGGTTCCTTTCCCTAAATGGGCCCATTTGGATTTCATTTGGGGTACGGAAGCTAAGTTCTACGTCTACGATAAGGTCATGGAATACATGGAATTATACGAAGATTAA